The following proteins are encoded in a genomic region of bacterium:
- a CDS encoding TolC family protein, with protein sequence MRLIRILTLIFIGLMTAQTVCAAPIELNLIEAVDLAFENNQDFLYQDVYGLRTAELSRQSSLAAYKSQSSLSLGANQTGSRTLSSSESGDRSLQGDLSWNLQVPFKWGSFVTFTAGMDLSRRDSLSGDGEYSSSPYLGLSWSQPLSHSGIKAGQGSLRRIETGYENARLNFQRARENLIYQTISSYFRLFEARQALDLAEKQFDLTNNLLNLSQVRLEAGEIAELDLIQIKVQRVEEEANLMALKRSLRSNRLDFLEMLGLETETQIELTTSPEEAIKFLAVENPSFEDALAKAMTHRIDLKQSDINLELAELSMQETVSANKTRLSLNSKYQRSGSNEKFSGLTDDASQSWQVGASVDFSLLDGGRDKTGIENARISLDQARYSRQELERSIRKEIENIVEAIKTDEARLNILKVNLSIVEESFKISQIKYEEGMITSDDVLRSQLALFRMKDTIDRTNISLIINMVGLFKAEGVLVEEYEAWKEAMKEDEYAQKDE encoded by the coding sequence ATGAGACTGATCCGGATATTGACCTTGATTTTCATTGGGCTAATGACGGCTCAAACAGTTTGCGCTGCCCCCATAGAGCTTAATCTGATAGAGGCCGTTGACCTGGCCTTTGAGAATAACCAGGATTTTCTCTACCAGGATGTTTACGGGCTAAGGACGGCCGAGCTATCTCGCCAGTCTTCTCTGGCTGCCTATAAGAGCCAGAGTAGTTTGAGCCTGGGGGCAAATCAGACAGGGAGCCGGACATTATCTTCTTCTGAAAGCGGAGATAGAAGCCTGCAGGGGGACCTTTCCTGGAATCTGCAGGTTCCCTTTAAGTGGGGAAGCTTTGTTACCTTTACGGCCGGGATGGACCTTAGCCGGCGGGATTCCCTGTCAGGGGATGGAGAATATTCCAGCAGTCCTTACCTGGGGTTAAGCTGGAGTCAACCTCTGTCTCACTCAGGTATTAAGGCCGGGCAGGGCAGCCTGCGGAGGATCGAGACAGGTTACGAGAATGCCCGGCTAAATTTTCAGCGGGCCAGGGAAAATCTGATCTACCAGACTATCAGCTCTTACTTCAGGTTATTTGAGGCCAGGCAGGCCCTGGACCTGGCCGAGAAACAGTTTGATCTGACCAATAATTTATTAAATCTTTCTCAGGTCAGGTTAGAGGCCGGGGAGATCGCCGAGCTGGACCTGATCCAGATCAAGGTCCAGCGGGTTGAGGAAGAGGCTAATCTAATGGCCTTGAAGAGAAGCCTCAGGTCGAACCGGCTGGATTTTTTGGAGATGTTGGGCCTGGAGACAGAGACCCAAATAGAGCTGACTACTTCGCCGGAGGAGGCCATTAAATTTTTAGCTGTTGAAAATCCTTCTTTTGAAGATGCCCTGGCAAAGGCTATGACCCATCGAATCGACCTGAAACAAAGTGACATTAACCTGGAACTGGCTGAGCTTTCTATGCAGGAAACAGTAAGTGCTAATAAAACCAGGCTCAGTCTTAACAGCAAATACCAGAGGAGCGGCTCAAACGAAAAATTTTCCGGCCTGACTGATGATGCCTCTCAGAGCTGGCAGGTAGGGGCCTCGGTTGATTTTAGTCTCTTGGACGGGGGAAGGGATAAGACCGGTATTGAAAACGCCAGGATTAGCCTGGACCAGGCCCGCTACAGCCGGCAGGAACTGGAGCGCTCTATCAGAAAAGAGATCGAAAATATCGTGGAAGCCATTAAAACAGATGAAGCCAGGCTGAATATCCTCAAGGTAAATCTGTCGATAGTCGAAGAGAGCTTCAAGATCAGCCAGATCAAGTATGAAGAGGGAATGATCACTTCCGATGATGTGCTGCGTTCCCAACTGGCCCTGTTCAGAATGAAGGACACCATTGACCGGACCAATATCAGTTTGATTATCAACATGGTGGGTCTGTTTAAGGCTGAAGGGGTATTGGTGGAGGAATATGAGGCCTGGAAAGAAGCGATGAAGGAGGATGAATATGCCCAAAAAGATGAATAA